A genomic segment from Nitrospira sp. encodes:
- a CDS encoding Ferrichrome-iron receptor — translation MQRPWYVALTLSVFAILIHTDTGFAYDADPLVESRTTNRILLAQQAAVAESPEAMDFQIPPQPLGSAMTTFADQANYRLLIPSDMTEGIDTNGVTGRHTPEEALGILLSGTGLSYRMTEARTLTLERAALPTTPSIQTEVEPTPPDRAGTPARTVSKPVKVPEVVVKDVEEHGYAVDDASTATRIPAPIQDTPRSIEVVTRQVIDDQKVIRFADALRNVSGTFQSSTQGGQGGTFMIRGFASDLNVFKNGFRDDSTFSSRVPRDIINIESIEVVKGPPSYLFGRSDPGGVINQITKAPLKNPYYSGEMIIGSYGLYRPTMDIGGPLNASKTLTYRFNGMYESAESYRDGVKTERFFLTPTFGWDLGSRTTFRFEGEYLYDKSPIDRGLVAFGNGVAPIPIHRFLGDPTRRGETQQGKATLTLLHQFNEMFRWRTAFRAAVTKSGYSSLESNVLDETTGILTLARYEIPTTVQSHYVQNELHGAFSTGAIKHRMLLGVELGREVSSAQAFGDFGGLGSFINIFNPADRLFVNGALSKFSDTKQVNNILGAYFGDQIDLLGNLHMHAGGRFDLFEQNLTNRPDDFTSTGSKDSQTNTAFSPSVGVTYQPWKPIALYANYTESFAPQTAGSRSITGQLFDPERGKALEGGVKFQAFDDRLRSTIAVFDIRKKNVLTADPLNGFFFSVATGQQRSKGIEFDIAGKILPGWDIIANYAYTDARVTQDVLFQVGSRVPNSALHQGSLWTTYFFQEGVVKGLGAGIGMYAQGKRNGIFQCQDPTNCQAPFELAGYVRMDAALYYRKQEVFNKTNLLAALNFTNVLDHRYFSGAQNFREIVYTGAPFTVLGSLKFEFH, via the coding sequence ATGCAGCGACCCTGGTACGTAGCGCTCACCCTGTCCGTATTCGCAATCCTCATCCACACCGACACCGGTTTTGCTTACGACGCCGACCCTCTCGTCGAAAGCCGCACCACCAATCGGATTCTCCTGGCGCAACAGGCCGCCGTAGCGGAGTCGCCGGAAGCGATGGACTTTCAGATTCCACCGCAGCCGCTGGGTTCGGCCATGACCACATTCGCCGATCAAGCCAATTACCGTCTCCTGATCCCGTCCGACATGACGGAAGGAATCGACACCAACGGCGTGACAGGCCGCCATACACCGGAGGAGGCCCTCGGTATCCTCCTGAGCGGAACCGGTCTCAGCTATCGAATGACCGAAGCCCGCACCCTGACCCTCGAACGAGCCGCACTTCCGACAACTCCGTCCATTCAAACCGAGGTCGAGCCGACACCACCAGACCGGGCCGGCACGCCCGCCCGAACGGTGTCCAAACCGGTGAAAGTTCCCGAGGTGGTGGTGAAAGACGTCGAGGAGCATGGATACGCCGTCGACGACGCCTCGACGGCGACACGCATTCCCGCGCCCATTCAAGATACGCCACGCTCCATAGAAGTCGTGACAAGGCAAGTGATCGACGATCAAAAGGTCATTCGCTTTGCCGATGCGCTTCGAAACGTCAGCGGCACGTTTCAGTCGAGCACACAGGGCGGACAAGGCGGCACCTTCATGATCCGCGGCTTCGCCTCAGATCTAAACGTCTTCAAGAACGGTTTTCGCGATGACAGTACGTTCAGTTCTCGAGTCCCACGCGACATCATCAATATCGAGAGCATCGAGGTGGTCAAAGGACCGCCTTCCTATCTCTTCGGCCGCTCCGATCCGGGCGGCGTGATCAATCAGATCACGAAGGCCCCTCTCAAGAATCCCTACTATTCCGGCGAAATGATCATCGGCAGCTATGGCCTCTATCGACCGACGATGGACATCGGCGGACCGTTGAACGCCAGCAAGACCCTCACCTATCGATTCAACGGCATGTACGAATCGGCCGAGAGCTATCGAGACGGCGTGAAAACGGAACGCTTCTTCCTGACCCCAACATTCGGATGGGATCTTGGGTCGCGGACGACGTTTCGATTCGAGGGCGAATACCTGTACGACAAATCTCCGATCGATCGAGGGCTCGTCGCCTTCGGCAACGGCGTCGCGCCGATTCCCATTCATCGATTTCTAGGAGACCCGACCAGGCGAGGCGAAACTCAGCAAGGCAAGGCCACCTTGACCTTGCTGCATCAGTTCAACGAGATGTTTCGCTGGCGCACGGCGTTTCGGGCGGCGGTAACCAAGAGCGGCTATTCCAGCCTGGAATCGAATGTTCTCGACGAAACCACGGGCATTCTCACACTGGCGCGTTATGAGATCCCGACGACCGTTCAAAGCCATTATGTGCAGAATGAGTTGCACGGAGCGTTCTCTACCGGCGCGATCAAGCATCGCATGCTCCTCGGCGTCGAATTGGGACGAGAGGTCTCATCGGCGCAGGCCTTCGGGGATTTCGGCGGATTGGGCAGTTTTATCAACATCTTCAATCCGGCCGACCGCTTGTTCGTCAACGGAGCCCTCTCAAAATTCAGCGATACCAAGCAAGTCAATAACATCTTGGGCGCCTATTTCGGCGACCAGATCGATCTGCTTGGAAATCTCCACATGCATGCCGGCGGCCGCTTCGACCTGTTTGAACAGAATCTTACCAATCGGCCGGACGATTTTACCTCGACCGGGAGCAAGGACAGTCAGACCAACACGGCGTTCAGCCCGTCGGTCGGCGTGACCTATCAACCATGGAAACCGATCGCACTCTATGCCAACTATACGGAATCCTTTGCGCCGCAAACGGCCGGGTCAAGGAGCATCACCGGACAACTCTTTGATCCGGAACGGGGCAAGGCGTTGGAAGGCGGCGTCAAATTTCAAGCGTTCGATGATCGCCTGCGATCAACCATCGCGGTGTTCGACATCCGAAAGAAAAACGTCCTGACGGCCGACCCGCTCAACGGATTCTTTTTCTCCGTCGCTACCGGCCAGCAACGCAGCAAGGGCATCGAGTTCGACATCGCGGGGAAGATCTTGCCCGGATGGGACATCATCGCGAACTATGCCTATACCGACGCACGTGTCACGCAGGATGTGTTGTTCCAGGTCGGTAGTCGAGTACCCAACAGCGCTCTGCACCAGGGAAGCCTCTGGACGACCTATTTCTTCCAGGAGGGTGTCGTGAAGGGACTCGGCGCCGGCATCGGCATGTACGCGCAGGGCAAACGGAACGGGATCTTCCAATGCCAAGACCCGACCAACTGCCAGGCTCCATTTGAATTGGCCGGGTATGTCCGGATGGACGCCGCCTTGTACTATCGGAAACAGGAAGTGTTCAACAAAACGAACCTGCTCGCGGCGCTAAATTTCACCAACGTCCTCGATCATCGATATTTCAGCGGCGCGCAGAATTTCCGCGAGATCGTCTATACGGGCGCGCCCTTCACCGTGCTCGGGTCGCTCAAATTTGAGTTTCACTGA
- a CDS encoding SOS-response repressor and protease LexA encodes MTGDEFRRCREQLGLTQEQLAESLRTTRVSIARYETGARRISGAVQVAIIQLARRTQVPMAGVVAAGLPVEPVTQSEWVEVPPSMVRQGETFALRVKGESMIEDGILPGDLVVIRKQSTAQNGQTVLAMVNREATIKTYHKRTRHIELHPANAAMTPIMVTPEDEFAIEGVLVGVIRHCDNA; translated from the coding sequence ATGACTGGTGACGAGTTTCGCCGCTGTCGAGAACAATTAGGACTGACGCAAGAGCAACTTGCCGAGTCGCTTCGTACGACGCGGGTATCGATCGCCCGCTACGAGACAGGTGCGCGGCGCATCAGTGGAGCGGTTCAGGTGGCCATTATTCAACTGGCTCGCCGAACTCAGGTTCCTATGGCGGGGGTGGTGGCCGCCGGTCTGCCGGTCGAGCCCGTGACGCAATCGGAATGGGTGGAGGTTCCGCCGAGCATGGTGAGGCAGGGAGAGACCTTCGCGCTCCGCGTGAAAGGGGAGTCGATGATCGAGGACGGCATTCTCCCAGGTGATCTTGTCGTGATTCGCAAACAATCGACCGCGCAAAACGGTCAGACGGTTCTGGCCATGGTCAACCGTGAAGCGACCATCAAGACCTATCACAAACGCACCCGCCATATCGAACTCCACCCGGCTAATGCGGCCATGACACCGATTATGGTGACACCGGAAGATGAGTTCGCCATCGAAGGGGTGCTCGTGGGCGTGATTCGCCATTGTGACAATGCGTAA
- a CDS encoding RNA polymerase ECF-type sigma factor codes for MQNEQIMPCLSAFEQHHNDLLRFFTRKLGCRHLAADCTQDTYVHLARMGTTVDVQNPRAFLFRVAANLAVDNLRKMRIRQTTMSVESPPDDAPSSAPTAEAALEAKQRVVQLEAAIDELSPNCRSALLLNRLEGKTHKEIARTLGVSESMVAKYIVQALKHCRARLEQGETPAPI; via the coding sequence ATGCAGAACGAACAGATCATGCCGTGCCTTTCGGCCTTCGAACAGCATCACAACGATTTACTGAGATTTTTCACCCGGAAACTGGGCTGCCGCCACCTCGCGGCCGATTGTACGCAAGACACCTACGTACACCTCGCCCGCATGGGGACAACCGTCGATGTGCAGAACCCTCGCGCGTTTCTGTTTCGCGTGGCGGCTAATCTCGCAGTGGACAACCTGCGTAAAATGCGGATACGCCAGACTACGATGAGCGTCGAATCACCGCCGGATGATGCGCCCAGTTCGGCCCCCACCGCCGAAGCTGCCCTGGAGGCCAAGCAGCGGGTGGTGCAACTGGAAGCCGCCATCGATGAACTGTCGCCCAACTGTCGGAGTGCTCTGCTGCTCAACCGGTTGGAGGGCAAAACGCACAAGGAAATAGCCAGAACTCTCGGCGTATCGGAAAGCATGGTGGCGAAATACATCGTCCAGGCGTTGAAACACTGCCGTGCCCGTCTGGAACAGGGAGAAACACCGGCCCCTATCTGA
- a CDS encoding Ferric uptake regulation protein FUR: protein MPVKRAGSAQKTLYRLRSSLERSGLKWSLQREQIVTTFLQQDHITIRRLYGLLNRNGRRAPLNTIYRTMRVLCEKGFAQTRRFGDETHYDNISAKGDHDHLICTHCGYIVEFESPAIEGLRRQIAAVNGFHLTARNLELYGMCAACRTESPTSATA, encoded by the coding sequence ATGCCAGTGAAACGGGCCGGTTCGGCCCAAAAAACTCTCTATCGACTCAGGTCGAGCCTGGAGCGATCCGGCTTGAAATGGAGCCTGCAGCGTGAACAGATCGTCACGACGTTCTTGCAACAGGATCACATCACCATCCGCCGCCTCTACGGCTTGCTCAACAGAAACGGCCGTCGAGCCCCTCTCAACACGATTTATCGGACGATGCGCGTGTTGTGTGAAAAGGGGTTTGCACAGACGCGGCGATTCGGCGATGAAACGCACTATGACAATATCTCGGCGAAGGGGGACCATGACCACCTGATCTGTACGCACTGTGGGTACATCGTCGAGTTTGAAAGCCCTGCCATCGAGGGGTTGCGTCGGCAGATCGCTGCGGTCAATGGGTTTCATCTCACCGCTCGGAACCTCGAACTGTACGGAATGTGTGCCGCTTGCCGAACAGAAAGTCCTACGTCCGCTACGGCGTGA
- a CDS encoding ECF subfamily sigma-70 factor, with product MTPSSRLDLERLFHTHQQELLARLRRIVGCWHTAADLAQDTYVRLLRIDDPREIAHPRAFLHRTATNLALDHLRQQKHRASILAPFDGAAAVPSRAPAASEAMYDKQRLAAFQTALATLPSPTKDVLVLRRIHGCAHDEIAQRLGLTKRQVENHLAKALYRCQRALPDGSEP from the coding sequence ATGACTCCATCGTCTCGACTGGATCTCGAACGCCTGTTTCACACGCACCAACAGGAGTTGCTCGCGCGGCTGCGGCGGATCGTCGGCTGCTGGCATACGGCGGCGGACCTGGCTCAGGACACCTATGTGCGCTTACTTCGGATCGACGATCCGCGGGAGATCGCTCACCCCCGAGCATTCCTCCATCGGACGGCGACCAATCTGGCGCTCGACCATCTGCGACAGCAAAAGCATCGCGCATCGATTCTGGCTCCCTTCGACGGCGCCGCCGCGGTTCCCAGCCGGGCGCCGGCCGCATCGGAAGCCATGTACGACAAGCAGCGCTTGGCGGCCTTTCAGACCGCTCTCGCCACATTGCCGTCCCCCACCAAAGACGTCCTGGTGCTGCGGCGGATTCATGGATGCGCGCATGACGAGATCGCACAGCGACTCGGGCTCACCAAACGACAGGTGGAAAATCACCTGGCCAAAGCGTTATACCGTTGCCAACGGGCGCTCCCGGATGGGAGCGAGCCATGA
- a CDS encoding putative metal-dependent hydrolase — translation MTEIIRLGGIPILLTRKMVKHIHLSVHPPEGRVSLVAPTDTRTEVARAYAISKLAWILARQAQFAEQPRESPRRYITRETHWLWGQRYLLKVEHRVVTPLVKLDHRRITLVVRPGSTEAVRAKVMHEWHKSLLHQIVPRLITKWEPLLGGRVVAYFLQRMKTKWGSCNHRAGHIRLNTELVKKPKDLLEYVVVHEMLHLIEPVHNERFLALMSKHYPAWREARMELNELPLGAETWRSHGQVSQTWRPSKTSAGD, via the coding sequence ATGACTGAAATCATACGACTCGGTGGAATCCCTATCTTGCTGACCCGCAAGATGGTCAAACACATTCACTTGTCCGTCCATCCGCCGGAAGGCCGCGTGAGCCTCGTGGCTCCTACCGACACGCGAACGGAAGTCGCGCGCGCCTATGCGATTTCCAAGCTGGCGTGGATTCTGGCCCGGCAGGCCCAATTCGCGGAACAACCCCGCGAAAGCCCCCGCCGGTACATCACCCGGGAAACGCATTGGCTGTGGGGACAGCGCTATCTGCTCAAAGTGGAGCACCGAGTGGTCACGCCGCTGGTCAAGCTCGATCATCGGCGGATCACCCTCGTGGTGAGGCCAGGCAGCACCGAAGCAGTCCGTGCGAAGGTCATGCACGAATGGCACAAATCACTGCTGCATCAGATCGTTCCTCGGCTGATCACCAAGTGGGAGCCACTCCTCGGTGGGCGCGTTGTTGCCTACTTTCTGCAACGCATGAAGACCAAGTGGGGAAGCTGCAATCACCGGGCAGGTCATATTCGGCTGAACACGGAACTGGTGAAAAAGCCGAAGGACCTGCTGGAATACGTGGTGGTGCATGAGATGTTGCACCTGATCGAACCCGTCCATAACGAGCGGTTTCTTGCACTGATGAGCAAGCATTACCCGGCGTGGCGAGAGGCCAGGATGGAGCTGAATGAGTTGCCTCTGGGTGCAGAGACGTGGCGGTCACACGGCCAGGTCTCTCAAACTTGGCGCCCGTCCAAAACAAGCGCCGGAGATTAG
- a CDS encoding Type I restriction-modification system, restriction subunit R, which produces MSAQERKQRIIEDFSLRPRLNNDRGTAILVAAGIYDACHYFRLFQNTSFGPHVGIVTSFEPNHNAISRETADSDACYKYDTYTQYVLKKFPTTEKYETEIKHRFIEEPASTKLLIVVSKLLTGFDAPSCTYIYLDNELYDHNLFQAICRTNRLDGDDKDYGHIVDFKGLFKDVQEAIAVYSSDELDIDEGGTDNNIELKDWIKEGRKRLDQAREVLRHLCEPVPPPREVEHYLRYFCGDSANPQALGDTEPLRISFYKAVARFVRAYSEIAGELAQAGYTEAHSTALEDEVTNYSDIRTAIKKHSGEELDIKPYEADMRHLLNTYVQADSASPQGNLGDLSLTELIIQTGIHDAIAKKFNAKGTLSKNAIAEGIINNVRKTIIRDQLTDPRFYAEMSALLDDLITQSREGAAAYEEFLRKMEALVKRLAPKQPEADVPAMLHGNREAIVIFRNLPTILAASQAAADVAAESQAEYQGCLARLALDIDRVMREQAPAGWKGGHAREAQVVNALFPLLNRNRQATQALFDLLKNQPGYG; this is translated from the coding sequence ATGAGCGCCCAGGAACGCAAGCAACGCATCATCGAAGACTTCAGCCTCAGGCCGAGGCTCAACAATGACCGTGGCACCGCGATTCTTGTGGCCGCCGGCATTTACGACGCCTGCCACTATTTCCGGCTCTTTCAGAATACTTCCTTCGGACCGCATGTCGGCATCGTCACCTCGTTCGAGCCGAACCACAATGCGATCTCGCGCGAGACGGCCGACAGCGATGCCTGCTACAAGTACGACACATATACGCAGTATGTGCTGAAGAAGTTTCCGACCACTGAAAAATACGAGACGGAGATCAAGCACCGCTTCATCGAGGAACCGGCCTCGACCAAGCTGCTGATCGTGGTGAGCAAGCTGCTCACCGGCTTCGATGCGCCAAGCTGCACCTACATCTACCTCGACAACGAACTGTACGACCACAACCTGTTTCAGGCCATCTGCCGTACGAACCGCCTGGACGGTGACGACAAGGACTACGGGCACATCGTGGACTTCAAGGGGCTGTTCAAGGACGTACAGGAGGCCATCGCCGTCTATAGCTCCGACGAACTGGACATCGATGAAGGTGGCACGGACAACAACATCGAGTTGAAGGACTGGATCAAGGAGGGACGCAAGCGGCTCGATCAGGCGCGTGAGGTGCTGCGACATTTGTGCGAGCCGGTTCCGCCGCCTCGGGAGGTTGAGCACTATCTACGTTATTTCTGCGGGGACTCCGCCAATCCACAGGCGCTGGGCGATACCGAGCCGTTGCGCATCTCGTTCTATAAAGCCGTGGCACGTTTCGTACGGGCTTACTCTGAAATAGCCGGTGAGCTGGCTCAGGCCGGCTACACCGAGGCCCACTCAACGGCTCTTGAAGACGAGGTGACAAACTACAGCGACATCCGCACGGCCATTAAGAAGCACTCGGGCGAGGAGCTGGACATCAAGCCCTACGAGGCGGACATGCGGCATCTCCTCAACACCTATGTGCAGGCCGATTCCGCGTCGCCACAGGGAAATCTCGGCGATCTCTCCCTGACCGAGCTGATCATCCAAACCGGCATCCACGACGCGATCGCGAAAAAATTCAACGCAAAGGGAACTCTCTCGAAGAACGCCATCGCCGAAGGCATCATCAATAATGTGCGTAAGACCATCATCCGCGATCAGCTCACAGACCCTCGCTTCTATGCTGAAATGTCGGCGCTGCTCGATGACCTTATCACGCAGAGCCGGGAGGGCGCGGCGGCATATGAGGAGTTCCTGCGCAAGATGGAGGCGCTGGTGAAACGGCTGGCGCCGAAGCAACCGGAGGCAGACGTTCCCGCGATGCTCCATGGCAACCGGGAAGCCATCGTGATCTTTCGCAACCTGCCCACGATCCTTGCGGCCAGTCAAGCAGCCGCCGACGTCGCCGCTGAATCTCAAGCCGAATACCAGGGCTGTCTTGCCAGACTGGCGCTGGACATCGACCGTGTGATGCGTGAACAGGCACCGGCGGGCTGGAAGGGAGGCCATGCGCGTGAGGCGCAGGTGGTCAATGCGCTGTTTCCGCTGCTCAATCGCAATCGCCAGGCCACGCAGGCCCTGTTCGACTTGTTGAAAAACCAGCCTGGATACGGATGA